A genomic segment from Saimiri boliviensis isolate mSaiBol1 chromosome 14, mSaiBol1.pri, whole genome shotgun sequence encodes:
- the R3HDM4 gene encoding R3H domain-containing protein 4, with the protein MVALENPEGGPEAAEGTPGGRRLLSLPGCLPALASSQVKRLSASRRKQHFINQAVRNSDLVPKAKGRKSLQRLENTQYLLTLLETDGGPPGLEDGDVAPPASPGIFAEACNNATYVEVWNDFMNRSGEEQERVLRYLEDDSKSKARRKGPGRGEDRREDRRREDPAYTPRECFHRISRRLRAVLKRSRIPMETLETWEERLLRFFSVSPQAVYTAMLDNSFERLLLHAVCQYMDLISASADLEGKRQMRVSNRHLDFLPPGLLLSAYLEQRS; encoded by the exons GTCCCTTCCCGGCTGCCTGCCTGCCCTCGCCAGCTCCCAGGTGAAGAGACTGTCAGCGTCCAGGCGGAAGCAGCACTTCATCAACCAGGCTGTGCGCAACTCAGACCTCGTGCCCAAGGCCAAGGGGCGGAAAAGCCTCCAGCGCCTGGAAAACA CCCAGTACCTCCTGACCCTGCTGGAGACAGATGGGGGCCCGCCTGGCCTGGAGGACGGGGATGTGGCACCCCCTGCATCACCCGGCATCTTCGCAGAGGCCTGCAACAATGCCACCTACGTGGAG GTCTGGAACGACTTCATGAACCGCTCAGGGGAGGAGCAGGAGCGGGTCCTTCGCTACCTGGAGGATGACAGCAAGAGCAAGGCGCGGAGGAAGGGCCCTGGCCGGGGGGAGGACCGGAGGGAGGACCGAAGGAGAG AGGACCCCGCCTATACACCCCGCGAGTGCTTCCACCGCATCAGCCGGCGTCTGCGAGCCGTCCTCAAGCGCAGCCGCATCCCCATG GAAACCCTGGAGACCTGGGAGGAGCGGCTGCTCCGGTTCTTCTCCGTGTCCCCCCAGGCCGTGTACACAGCCATGCTGGATAACAG CTTCGAGAGGCTCCTGCTGCACGCTGTCTGCCAGTACATGGACCTCATCTCGGCCA GTGCCGACCTGGAGGGGAAGCGGCAGATGAGGGTCAGTAACCGGCACCTGGACTTCCTTCCACCCGGACTGCTCCTGTCCGCCTACCTGGAGCAGCGCAGCTGA